Proteins encoded within one genomic window of Choristoneura fumiferana chromosome 28, NRCan_CFum_1, whole genome shotgun sequence:
- the LOC141443674 gene encoding LOW QUALITY PROTEIN: tRNA pseudouridine(38/39) synthase (The sequence of the model RefSeq protein was modified relative to this genomic sequence to represent the inferred CDS: inserted 1 base in 1 codon) translates to MDKVPSKPKKQKKLTKEELLNFDKNELVERILQLEAHNVQLRNIISKNLSGDDEEKXKKKKPFDFSNCRYRRVLLHFLYFGWDYQGLAVQEDTSETIEHHLFLALRKSCLIEKRETSQYHRCGRTDKGVSSFGQVISISLRSTQNPEDSDLSKEIPYCKILNRLLPKDIRAVAWMPIPDDKPEYSARFDCKKRQYKYYFPRGSLDVAAMRAACSHLIGSHDFRHLCKMDVGNGVTQFVREIISAEVLPVDGDGESPYKMYYLLIEGNAFLWHQIRCIMGVLILIGQGKESPDIVKELLDIEKYPRKPQYSMALDVPLNLFHCSYGLEDTQRWIYDKEELRTVITQLQGAWTLYNIKSTMIQDSLRQLEKEYENLSRSEMKVVNADELETDSILAHADCLLQGVKSKVYKPLLKRETCSSLEERIEFYKRKRKTVTEDINV, encoded by the exons ATGGATAAAGTGCCATCGAAacctaaaaagcaaaaaaaattgactaAAGAAGAGctattaaattttgataaaaat GAATTGGTTGAAAGAATATTACAATTAGAAGCTCATAATGTCCAGTTAAGGAATATAATTAGCAAAAACTTGTCTGGAGACGATGAAGAGA GTAAGAAGAAAAAACCATTTGACTTTAGCAA TTGCCGCTACCGTCGAGTCCTCCTCCACTTCCTATACTTCGGCTGGGACTACCAAGGCTTGGCTGTCCAGGAGGATACTTCGGAGACCATTGAGCACCACCTGTTTCTTGCTCTGAGGAAATCCTGCTTGATAGAGAAACGGGAGACATCTCAGTACCATCGGTGTGGGAGGACTGATAAGGGAGTTAGTTCTTTTGGGCAG GTTATTTCGATATCCCTCCGGAGCACACAGAATCCTGAAGACAGTGACTTATCAAAAGAGATCCCGTACTGCAAGATCCTGAACAGGCTTCTACCGAAGGATATTAGAGCTGTAGCTTGGATGCCCATACCGGATGATAAACCAGAATATAGTGCAAG ATTCGATTGCAAGAAGCGCCAGTACAAGTATTACTTCCCGCGCGGCTCGCTAGATGTCGCTGCTATGCGCGCCGCCTGCTCGCACTTGATTGGCTCGCATGACTTCCGCCATCTTTGCAAGATGGACGTCGGCAATGGAGTCACTCAGTTCGTGCGTGAGATCATTAGTGCGGAGGTGTTGCCGGTAGATGGCGACGGGGAGAgtc CATACAAAATGTACTATCTTCTAATAGAAGGGAATGCTTTCCTGTGGCATCAAATACGATGTATCATGGGAGTACTAATACTCATTGGACAAGGCAAGGAGTCTCCTGATATAGTCAAGGAGCTGCTGGACATCGAAAAGTATCCCAG GAAACCTCAATACAGCATGGCCCTAGACGTACCTCTGAATCTATTCCACTGCAGCTACGGTTTAGAAGACACACAGAGATGGATCTACGACAAAGAAGAGCTGAGGACAGTAATAACCCAACTGCAGGGCGCTTGGACTTTGTATAATATCAA atcaACCATGATTCAAGATTCGTTGCGACAGCTAGAAAAGGAATACGAGAATTTAAGCAGGAGTGAGATGAAAGTTGTCAACGCCGATGAGTTAGAAACAGACAGTATATTAGCCCATGCTGACTGTTTGTTACAAGGGGTCAAATCCAAGGTGTATAAGCCGTTGTTAAAAAGGGAAACTTGTT cgAGTCTTGAAGAGCGTATTGAATTCTACAAGAGGAAAAGAAAAACAGTGACTGAAgatataaatgtataa